A region of the Pricia mediterranea genome:
CGACAACAATCATTAGGTTCGAAGCCTCTTCCCTGGAAGGCAGGGTAACGTTGTGACGAAGTTCTTCTACGGATTCTTTAATATAGGTCAACATAAAATTCGACGATTAAGTGATTCTGCTGTCAATTTATTCAGGACGGGAGCAGAGACTTCCCTCGACTATGTCCGGGATAGACTTCTCGTCTCGCACACTCCTCTTTTTAACTGCACGGGAGGAGAGACTCGAACTCCCGACACCTGGTTTTGGAGACCAGTGCTCTACCAACTGAGCTACACCCGTTTAGATGCTCAGACCACAAGCTTTGGTGCCTTGAGCATAATTGTAGTTAAAGGTGCTCTGCCCTAATCTAGATCAGGACGGAACACCCTTAAGCCTACTTCAACTAAAATTAGTCGATAATCTTGGTTACCTGACCGGCACCTACGGTTCTACCACCTTCACGGATGGCGAATCGAAGACCTACGCTCAAGGCAATAGGCTGAATAAGGTCTACCGTAATAGTAAGGTTGTCACCGGGCATTACCATTTCGACTCCGTCAGGAAGCGCAATATTACCCGTTACGTCAGTCGTTCTAACATAGAACTGCGGACGATAGTTGTTGTGGAAAGGCGTGTGACGCCCGCCTTCTTCTTTTTTAAGGATATACACCTCGGCCTCAAACTTGGCGTGCGGCTTTACGGAACCTGGCTTACAGATTACCATACCCCTACTGATCTGTGATTTTTCGATACCTCTCAACAGGATACCAACGTTATCACCGGCCTCGCCTCTATCCAAAATCTTACGGAACATCTCGACACCAGTAATGGTAGAGGTCAACTTGTCGGCACCCATACCGATAATATCCACAGAGTCGCCTGTGTTGGCAACACCAGTTTCGATACGACCGGTAGCAACCGTTCCGCGGCCTGTAATCGTAAATACATCTTCAACGGGCAGCAAAAAGTCTTTTTCAACGTCTCGCTCGGGCACTTCGATCCACTCGTCAACAGCTTCCATTAGCTCAAGAACAGTCTTAGTCCACTTATCATCGCCGTTCAATGCGCCCAAAGCGGAACCTGAGATTACGGGACCATTGTCACCGTCATACTCGTAGAAAGAAAGCAACTCACGCACCTCCATTTCCACCAATTCCAGAAGCTCCTCGTCATCGACCAAATCAACTTTGTTCATAAAAACGACGATTCGCGGAATACCGACCTGGCGGCCCAAAAGGATATGCTCACGTGTTTGCGGCATAGGTCCGTCCGTCGCGGCGACCACCAATATTGCTCCGTCCATCTGTGCGGCACCGGTAACCATGTTCTTGACATAATCGGCGTGACCGGGACAGTCAACGTGTGCATAGTGACGTGATTCGGTGGCATACTCGACGTGTGAAGAATTAATGGTGATACCACGTTCTTTCTCCTCGGGTGCGTTATCGATTTGATCGAAGGCGCTAGCCTCTGAATAGCCGGCATCTGCCAATACCTTGGTTATTGCTGCAGTTAATGTTGTTTTACCGTGATCCACGTGTCCAATAGTACCTATGTTCAAGTGCGGTTTGGAACGATCGAAAGTTTCCTTTGCCATGTTTAACGAATTTTAATCTTAGTTATAAATTAGTGTGTAATACTGCCTTTATGAGCCAACGATGGGAATTGAACCCATGACCTCTTCCTTACCAAGGAAACGCTCTACCCCTGAGCTACGTCGGCATTTTTAAAGTCCAAGGTTCAAACCGGCCCTCCAGCGGCGCCAAAGGATTTCGATTGAACCCAATAAACTCGTATTGGAAATGAACCAAAATACTGACGAAGGCGATTCAAGGGTATCCTTGACAACCTTCATTTAAGCGGAAGGCCGGATATTATCGACTGCCCGCAGGAGCAACTTTTCAGGGCGCCCCACCACAACGTGTCGTCTGGGCCTGTGTCGGGGGATACGCTTTTCGCGTAAATGAAACGTGGATTTGGTTTCAAAAAAAGAGATACAATCTTCCTTCGGCCGACATTCAGGAAAATTTTATTATACCATAAGACGCAAATCCCCTGTTGCTTTGAGCGGGAGACCGGGTTCGAACCGGCGACATTCAGCTTGGAAGGCTGACGCTCTACCAACTGAGCTACTCCCGCTTATAATTAAAACAATATATCAAAAAAACGTTTTCAACCAATCGACACCCCACGGCGCCGGACATTCTCCTCCCGAACGTGCCGTTCGGTGCGGGCGGGTACCAACTTAGCTACTCCCGCGAAATCAATTATCAATTACCAATCAATAATCTATACTTTTATTTGTGGGGAGAGCAGGATTCGAACCTGCGAAGACATAGTCAGCAGATTTACAGTCTGCCCTCGTTGGCCGCTTGAGTATCTCCCCTAGCCAAATTTAAATGAACTTTCAATAGTTTCGAGCCGATGGAGGGACTCGAACCCACGACCTGCTGATTACAAATCAGCTGCTCTAGCCAGCTGAGCTACATCGGCCTTTTACACCCCTTTTTGAGCATAAAAAAGTCCGCTATTTCTAACGGACTGCAAATGTAGAGATTTATTTGTTTAATCAAAATAAATTGACAAAAAAAATAATCAAGTCTGGACACGCATTTTTTCCTTGCGCTTAATCAGCTTACGCTCGAGGGAACTGCAGGCGGAATCCACCGCTTCCTCAAAACTCTTACATTGTTTTTTGACCATAAACTTATCCCCCGGCACATACAGCTTGATTTCGACAATCTTATTTTCTTTTGAACTGGTATTTTCCACTTTCAAATACACGTCGGAGCTAATAATTTTGTCGTAAAAAGTCTCCAACTTGTCCATCCTGTTTTCCAGAAAATCAATGAGTTTTCTGTCGGCATTGAAATTGACTGATTGCGCGTTTACTTGCATAGTTGAGGATTATTAAGGTTGAACTTCATTTCTTGCTCCTGGGGTGATGCGATGCGTGTACCTCCTTGAGCTTCGCAACACTATTATTGGTGTACACCTGGGTCGACGCCAAACTGGAATGCCCCAATAACTCCCTGACCGAATTCATATCGGCCCCCTTATTTAGCAGGTGGGTCGCAAAGGTGTGTCTAAGTATATGCGGACTCTTTTTAACTTTCGAGGACACTTCACTAAAATAGAAATTTATTAATCGATAGACAAGGGTTTCATAGGTTTTATAACCTGACTTTAACAAAAACACATAGGCATCATCAACTGTTGTTCCCAGCAAGATTCTCTTTTCAAAATACGACATAAACGCCTGAACCGTAGTGGGCAACAGGGGTATCATACGTTCCTTGTTCCGTTTTCCCAAAACTTTGATCAATCGTCCGCTGAGGTCTACATCGACCATTTTTAAATTGATAAGTTCCGCTCGACGAATACCCGTGGTGTACAAAAGCTCGACCATTAATTTATCCCGGGCGCCCTCAAAATCGTCTGGATATTCAATCTGTGACAGCACATTGCGCATTTCTTCCTCCGAAAATGGTACCTCGCTTTTTTTTGACGTTTTAAGGGCTTTGTGCTTTGCCAGCGGATTGAAATCGATTCGCTCGATACGCTGTAAAAACTTGTAGTAAGCCTTTAGGGAAGCTATTTTACGGTTTATGGAACGATTTGAGATGTTGGAATCCACCAACGATACGATCCAATGGCGAATTAAGTTATACTCCACATCCTCAACACTGTGGAGGTCGTGCTCATCGGTACAGAATAATTGAAAAGCCTCAATATCTTTTTGATAGGCGGTTACCGTATGGCTGGAATATTTTTTTTCCAGGGAAAGATAGGATATAAAAGATCGGAGCGCCATGCTGCGAAGTTAGCAAAAGGATTCTATATGGCTTAAAAAGGATGGAGGCGTCAGAAATGTTCATTACCACCACAACTAAGTTTTTTCCCTGCGCAACCTAAATTCGACCCATCGCTGCAATAGAAACAGCGCTTGATTCAACCGAAAATTACGCGTTCGAATCCTTCGGAATTACATCCTAAAGAAATCCAATGACCCGCAGCGGAAAAATCATTCAAACTCACGGGCCACACAGCATAAAAAATCCCGCTCTAGGCGGGATTCTTCTATTCTATTGTACAACGTGGCAAGGACGTCAGATTTCCTCCGCATCCCTGAGACCCTGTATGTATTGTGCTTTTTGCAATTGGGCTCTGCGCTCTACGGAGGGTTTGGTAAACTGTTGACGCTTACGCAATCGCCGCATCGTGCCCGTTTTATCGAACTTACGCTTAAAACGCTTTAAAGCCCTATCGATGTTTTCTCCTTCTTTTACTGGTATAATTAACATTGGCTACAACCTCCTTTCTTTATTAGTTAAAGGAACGACTTTTGTTCCATTCAGGGTGCAAATATAAAACTAATTTGGAAACAGGCATCCCTTTTGATTTTAAATTTTAAAACAATCCAAATGCCGTCCGCTGTTTCCGGAAACACGTTCGCAGAAGTTTAATCCCCTGCCGGCCGATACTCCTTCTTATCGATGACTATCTTAGCGATTATTTCTTTCAATATTTCGGAAGTACCGCCGCCAATCGGGCCCAAGCGGCTGTCACGTAAAAGACGTGCCATGGGGTAATCTTCGATATATCCGTATCCTCCTAAAAACTGTAGGCAGTTATAGATGACCTCATCGGCCATTTTAGTGGCTTTTAGCTTGGATATCGTCGCCTCCCGGACCACATATTCTCCGCGGTCCATTTTATATACTACACCGTAATTATATTGTTTGCATACCTCCATATCGGCATGTAGTTCGACAAAGCGGTGGCGTAGGGCCTGATACTGGTCGATGGTTTTACCGAAAGTCTCGCGTTCGGACATGTATTGCAAGGCATAATCTAAAGCGTACTCCGCCCTGGCGTGAGCGTTGATGCCCATAATCAACCGCTCAAGGGCAAAAGCTTCCATAATGAAGCCAAAACCCGCGCCCTCTTCGCCCATCAAATTGGCTGCAGGCACCTCTACATTATCGAATGCCAGTTCGGCGGTATCCGAGGCCCGCCACCCCAGTTTATTGAGTTTATTCTTGCTAACGCCTTTGCTGTCAAGGTCCACGATAAAGATACTGATGCCCTTATTTCCGGCGGAAGGGTCGGTCTTCGCGGCCAAAATGGTATAATCGCCATAGACCCCGTTCGTGATAAAAGTTTTTGATCCGTTAATAATATAGGAATCTCCCTCTTTGGTCGCGGTGGTTCGCATTCCCGCTACATCACTGCCCCCGAAGGGTTCGGTAACGCCGAGGCTTCCAATTATCTTGCCGTCGATACTCGGGGCGAGATATTTTTCTTTCTGGGATTCGTTACCGTTCTTTCTCAAATGGGTCATGGCCAAATAGGCGTGGGCCCATACAGCGGCGGCGAATCCGCCGGAATTAATTTTTTGGAGTTCTTCGAGCAGAATGACGGTATAAAATAGGTCAAGGCCCAGGCCCCCATCTTCTTCGTACACCGCTAGGCCAAAATATCCCATTTCGCCAAACTTTTCCCAGATAAAATCTTCTATCTGTCCGGATGCTTCCCATTTCTCGACATGGGGCACGACTTCTTTCTGTAAAAAATCTTTTAGACTCTCCCGAAACAGACCGTGTTCTTCGGTGAAGTACATACTTTGCATAGCTTCTTTTTAAAGGGACAAATATAAAGCTATTATCTCGATCTTATCCGATGGAAAACCTTCAATATTTTTAAGTTCGTCTAAGGAAACTATGCCATTTTTACGATTTCGGTAGGCAACGATATCAATCGCGACTTTTCTTTGAACGTATACCAGCGCACCGATATCTTCTACGGACGCCGTATTGATGTTGATTTTTTGGATGTCGGATTTTGACAGCACCTTGAACTTTTTAAGCGTTTTTT
Encoded here:
- the secE gene encoding preprotein translocase subunit SecE, with the protein product MLTYIKESVEELRHNVTLPSREEASNLMIVVAVFSILFALATWGVDTVFSELVQLYFDNVLN
- the tuf gene encoding elongation factor Tu, encoding MAKETFDRSKPHLNIGTIGHVDHGKTTLTAAITKVLADAGYSEASAFDQIDNAPEEKERGITINSSHVEYATESRHYAHVDCPGHADYVKNMVTGAAQMDGAILVVAATDGPMPQTREHILLGRQVGIPRIVVFMNKVDLVDDEELLELVEMEVRELLSFYEYDGDNGPVISGSALGALNGDDKWTKTVLELMEAVDEWIEVPERDVEKDFLLPVEDVFTITGRGTVATGRIETGVANTGDSVDIIGMGADKLTSTITGVEMFRKILDRGEAGDNVGILLRGIEKSQISRGMVICKPGSVKPHAKFEAEVYILKKEEGGRHTPFHNNYRPQFYVRTTDVTGNIALPDGVEMVMPGDNLTITVDLIQPIALSVGLRFAIREGGRTVGAGQVTKIID
- the hpf gene encoding ribosome hibernation-promoting factor, HPF/YfiA family; this encodes MQVNAQSVNFNADRKLIDFLENRMDKLETFYDKIISSDVYLKVENTSSKENKIVEIKLYVPGDKFMVKKQCKSFEEAVDSACSSLERKLIKRKEKMRVQT
- a CDS encoding tyrosine-type recombinase/integrase; amino-acid sequence: MALRSFISYLSLEKKYSSHTVTAYQKDIEAFQLFCTDEHDLHSVEDVEYNLIRHWIVSLVDSNISNRSINRKIASLKAYYKFLQRIERIDFNPLAKHKALKTSKKSEVPFSEEEMRNVLSQIEYPDDFEGARDKLMVELLYTTGIRRAELINLKMVDVDLSGRLIKVLGKRNKERMIPLLPTTVQAFMSYFEKRILLGTTVDDAYVFLLKSGYKTYETLVYRLINFYFSEVSSKVKKSPHILRHTFATHLLNKGADMNSVRELLGHSSLASTQVYTNNSVAKLKEVHASHHPRSKK
- the rpsU gene encoding 30S ribosomal protein S21 — protein: MLIIPVKEGENIDRALKRFKRKFDKTGTMRRLRKRQQFTKPSVERRAQLQKAQYIQGLRDAEEI
- a CDS encoding acyl-CoA dehydrogenase family protein, whose amino-acid sequence is MQSMYFTEEHGLFRESLKDFLQKEVVPHVEKWEASGQIEDFIWEKFGEMGYFGLAVYEEDGGLGLDLFYTVILLEELQKINSGGFAAAVWAHAYLAMTHLRKNGNESQKEKYLAPSIDGKIIGSLGVTEPFGGSDVAGMRTTATKEGDSYIINGSKTFITNGVYGDYTILAAKTDPSAGNKGISIFIVDLDSKGVSKNKLNKLGWRASDTAELAFDNVEVPAANLMGEEGAGFGFIMEAFALERLIMGINAHARAEYALDYALQYMSERETFGKTIDQYQALRHRFVELHADMEVCKQYNYGVVYKMDRGEYVVREATISKLKATKMADEVIYNCLQFLGGYGYIEDYPMARLLRDSRLGPIGGGTSEILKEIIAKIVIDKKEYRPAGD